TTTCCTGTCAAATGTAAGTAAAAGATTTCAAAATGTTTGTCCCCATGCAAAAAGTTTTTGTTGTATAAATTTGCACCCTGCAGCTTCGGCTTGATTTAGAAATATTATGGTTAAAAACTAAGACTAGCTTTTAAATGAATTTAGTATGACATGTGAAGGGATAAAATGACTAATTTctgccatactatgcaacttttttatatttttaaacaattgtcttgagccagtatgtgctaaaatgaccctttacaagatCAATGAAGCATCACTCAGACCTCCAACGCCCTCTGTGGCCATAAtatcgcatttgcaacttcagagtgctggcccggtctgttggactttgagcatgttttagatcgcgaACACAGCTTTGTTTCattgctgatttgtttgatttaatgatGAATCACTCCAGAAGACACTAATGAAGGTTACAGAGCCATTTGTGCAGTTAgatcaaggtgttaaaaagacaaactcacagcaaggagataagttttgcttttggttctactaaacggacactagggggtgctaaaggcaagcaataccgccaagtgtgcctttaaagtaAAAACTATCAAATACTGGTAATTTGTTCTTTCCATGATGTTGGTAATATAAAAGCATGTTTTTCGTTTAAATAAGttttacaaaaaaataataaaattgctCCATTTCAATTGTTTTCATTAATCTCATAGTTGAGCACAACTGGAAATGCATTTAAAAAATCCCAACTttaatttttttcttctatttattaaaaataataaagaacACATTCAACATTGCTTAACATGAACGAGGTAGATTCATGTGAACTTTAGTTTGTCGAAAGCAAGAAGAACTTCATGTATAGCAACGCTTTTTGAGAGACATCTGGGATGATTTCTCCATTTAACATTTCTGTCACAGTTCATTGAACAAAATCATCCAAGTATTTTCCCTCTCAGGTATGCCTTCCTTGCATCAAATGTTGAAAGCTCCATGGAGTTCCATTCGAAGCGAGGAATCTGTAGAAAATACAGAAAACACCAGTTTTCTTCACAGACTCTCCAACTGATTATTGAAACTCGCGTAGAAAAAAAACCAATATTTTCCTCACCTGAACAACATGATATCCCAGAATTTCAAGGTGTCTCTTTCTCATTAGTGCTTCGCCTTTTATGTGATGAGAATTTTTGCAGAAGAATCTTGAATCAAGAAAGTCCACAGCAACACTGAAACGTAAACCAAAATTGTATTTATAAATGGATTTACATACCTACTAACCATGCATCCATCCActctcttctgcttatccggagccaggtcacaggggcagcagcctaagcagaacaGCCCAGACTTTCCtttacccagccacttgggccagctcctccgggggaatcctaaggtgttccctggccaggtgagagacatagtccctccagcgtgtcctgggtcatcatgggtcttcctttaggtcctctcctggttggacatgctcggaaaacctcaccagggaggcatcctaactagatgcctgagcaacctcaactggctcctgtcgatgtggaggagaagcgaatctactccgagcccctcccggatgactgagcttctcactctttctctaaaggagagcctggCCACCCTGTGTAGGAAGCTTATTTTgactgcttgtatccgtgatctcattcttttggtcacttcccaaagctcatggccataggtgagggtaggaaaatagatcgaccggtaaatcgagagcttcgacttctggctcagctctctcttcaccgcaacaggccagtacaacgcccgcatcactgcagacgcagcaccaatccgcctatctacCTTGCGCTCCAACTttccctcactcctgaacaagaccccgaaatacttaaactcctccaattgAGGCAGggtctcatccctgacccggagaaggcattctatccttttccgactcaagaccatggtctcggatttggaggagctgattctcatcccagctgcaaaccgctccagctaaagccggagatcacgttctgatgaagccaacaggaccacatcatctgcaaaaagcagagacctgatcctcacgccaccaaaacagatcccctctaaACCTTGgacgcgcctagaaatcctgtccatagaagttgtgaacagaatctgtgacaagtcCAGCTCTCACCGGGaaggagcccgacttactgccagcaacgcTTATTAACCATAACATTAAAACCACCGTAAAGGGAAATAAGTACCGCTGAGCTCCAGGTGGAAGCTCATCTCGGATGTTTTCAGATGGAGTGGAATGCCAGAGAACCTTTCCTCTGCCTGAAATCTGCTGGGGGCTTGGTTCAGAGTAGGGTAGAGGCTGCAAATGTTTGTCCAGCTTGCATTCGAAATCTGAAATGGTATAAAAATAACTTTACAAACCACCTTAGAGAAGAAAAAAATCGAATTAGAAATGTCAAACTTGGTTAGTTTCCTTCCACGTGCGAGTTGTTCCCTTTTCCACCATCCTGCGGTACTCACCTACACTATAAAAGTATGGCGCGGTAACTGCTACTTGGACAAAGTTAATTCCACCCAGAACCTCACCCAGCATTTTGTGGATTTGCTGTTGTACGGGACTGATCGAGCCATtccctaaaacacaaaaacaagcgATGCAGAAGGAACTTCGAACAAAACTGAACGTCTGCATCAGACATCACGCCACCGCATCCACAGACCTTTCCTCTGCAGATGCTCACAGTAACTATCGTGAAACCACGGCACCTGGAACTCCGGACACTCCAGACACACAGCGCGATTCAACTCCATGAGACGCTGTCGCGTCCGCAGGTTGAGGGTGTCGGGCAAACctgtaaacacaaaaacaatcaTTTAGCCTCACCGAGTTGAGAGTTTACTTACATCGAGGCGAGCGATTTAAAAAAGGATGCACAAATAACTGTGGGAACCAGCTGAGACGTACTTTCTAGTTGACAGTCCAGTTTTCCAAGAAAATCTATGTTGAAGATTTCTCTAATAAGTTCTTCAGGGAAATGATCGGCTACTGCCAACGAATACGCCAGGAGGACGAGCAGATGTGGGTCAAAGGAGCCTAGAAGCACGCACGTGGAAACCAATGAGTTACATTaaattgaaaaagaaaaaaaaaggcgcAAGGCTTCATGCTTACTCATGTGAGGAGTGAAGCGCTTAATGCAAGCGTCATAGAGCTCGTCTTTCTGTGTGGGTTCATAGTTCAGGATAGAAAAGGGGAGCAGCGTGGCATATGTTGCTGAGAAGTGAATCTTGAAACCATAAAAGGAAACATACAGAAAATGAGCCGTTATTGGAGATTAAAATGCTGTGATTTGTCTTTGAGAACCTTGTCGATGTTTTCCAAGGCCACTTTGGCCATCCTGTCCATCAGAGGAGGGTGGAGGTGATTCATTCTGGTAAGGAAGAAGGCCAGTTCTGAGATGTTGGTCCAGTTTACTTGGTCCATCATCCTGTTGAGCGTGGCAATCGCCTCTTCCAGCAGCATCTCCTCAAACCACGCCCCTGAGATGTACTTGAGCTCCTCCAGCACCAGGTCCAGCTTGGCggccacctgcagcctctcacggCCGCAGTTGCTCAGCCTCTGTAGCAGCCGGACGTATTTGCTGTGGGTGTTGTGTCGGTATGAGGGATCGTTTCTGATCCACTTGGCTACAGCGAAGGAGATGGTATTCAGCTCATCGAGGTCACACTGTGACATCACCTCATCCACCCGCGAGACAACGCCCTCGTCGAGCCATGGGGAGGGCAGCATGGACAGAACTCGGGTCAGCGTGGTCACCTCAGATGGGTAAAAACTGCGCTGCAGGAAGCTGAAAAGGACATAAAACTAAAAGCTTATTTTTGATTTCATCGAATCTGTGCATTCGTTAGAGAACTTACCTAATCAGGGTCTTTCTTAATGTAGCAAAGAGTTCTGAGTTCTGATAGTGCAACAGGAAAAGAGCCTGGGTGATTCTGGCCACCTCCAATGACTTGTAGACATGAAGGTTTTTTTGGATTATTGATGCAATTCTGGGGAAAATAAAGCAAATGGGTAAACGTTGTACACTGAAAATTTCCAGCAGGTTTTTAACATAAATAAACTATTTACTTTTACGTAACAACTGGATGGCTTTTTCTTAGGAGGATAGGATCTGAGGTGAAGTAGCATGTGTAagatagcaccccctagtgtcagttcTTAGAACTGAATCTCCTAGAGGTGCGTTTGTCATTTTAGcatcttaatctaactgctgaaatgtctccccagccttactTGGTGTCAACAGGAGTAAATTAAAccgatcagctgtgttcatgatctaaaacgtgcggaaaacgtgctggaagcagactgtagCGCCAGGTGTGCCAGCTCAATTTTAGTCCCAACAGACCGGACGGCAATTCTGAAGAATGGAATATTCTGGCAACGGGACGTCAGGGctggggtggcctttcattaactctgtgaagggtcattttagcacatactggctctagaaaatgatttaaaatatgaaaacgttgcaaagtatccctttaatgcaGAAATGCAGTAATATATATTTAAACAAACAGCATATATTTTCATaaattttatggacaggatttctaggcatagTCAAGGTATTGAGGGAATCCATTTTggcggcctaaggatcaggtatctgctttttgcagatgatgtggtcctgttggctaaaGGGTATGCctcctccgggtcagggatgaggtcctgccccaagtggaggagtttaagtatctcggggtcttgttcaggagtgagggaaagctggagcaggagatcgataggcggattggtgctgcgtctgcagtgaagcGGGCTTTGTACtggtttgtcgtggtgaagagagagccgagtcagaagTTGAAGATCTCGGTTTACCGGTCGatataccctcacctatggtcacgagctttgggtagggacCCATAGCataagatcatggatacaagcagctgaaattagttttctccgcagggtggctgggctctcccttataggacgagaagcttggtcatccaggaggagctcaaagtagacccgctgctccttcacatcgggcatctgattaggatgcctcctgaacacctccctggtgaggttttccgggcacgtccagc
This sequence is a window from Nothobranchius furzeri strain GRZ-AD chromosome 14, NfurGRZ-RIMD1, whole genome shotgun sequence. Protein-coding genes within it:
- the fastkd1 gene encoding FAST kinase domain-containing protein 1, mitochondrial, which translates into the protein MHRLRCVNPCLTRLLHCGAANRTQILEGLRVCSNEDQVFDVVSRNKAKLTVDHVSCAVRMLWQFQKERPELLRTIDLTKTHPQFLTLQVLAENKIALMSDLMLIDILYAFLRLKVEPHESLVQQMVSEAWLRVDRLPLPSLSKFSVCLKDQHLQNSPLMGRIASILDQRLSSINNARILTALMTGVSSLVSPQLRDALISRADQLLHTIDPSNYNTPRRVVQFLRNTKCIHRPLLEKCNKIFLCNISRLDAENINIILGLYQSLQFNNCDFRLAAKERLIELMGTSTDPISFTRLFVALAPIASLEIRERLENMTLLMADEFNAQQALAVAEALEEIRSRNLTLLNKIASIIQKNLHVYKSLEVARITQALFLLHYQNSELFATLRKTLISFLQRSFYPSEVTTLTRVLSMLPSPWLDEGVVSRVDEVMSQCDLDELNTISFAVAKWIRNDPSYRHNTHSKYVRLLQRLSNCGRERLQVAAKLDLVLEELKYISGAWFEEMLLEEAIATLNRMMDQVNWTNISELAFFLTRMNHLHPPLMDRMAKVALENIDKIHFSATYATLLPFSILNYEPTQKDELYDACIKRFTPHMSSFDPHLLVLLAYSLAVADHFPEELIREIFNIDFLGKLDCQLESLPDTLNLRTRQRLMELNRAVCLECPEFQVPWFHDSYCEHLQRKGNGSISPVQQQIHKMLGEVLGGINFVQVAVTAPYFYSVDFECKLDKHLQPLPYSEPSPQQISGRGKVLWHSTPSENIRDELPPGAQRVAVDFLDSRFFCKNSHHIKGEALMRKRHLEILGYHVVQIPRFEWNSMELSTFDARKAYLRGKILG